The Papaver somniferum cultivar HN1 chromosome 3, ASM357369v1, whole genome shotgun sequence genome includes a region encoding these proteins:
- the LOC113357743 gene encoding serine/threonine-protein kinase STY13-like has protein sequence MDPRTTPAKADKKVDKFDVGKVKGVGSMSNKDMIVRADKIDLKSLDIELEKRLSRVWSRDKDLNKPKEEWEIDLSKLEIKSVIAHGTYGTVYKGGYDGRDVAVKLLDWGEDGVATTAETAALRTSFRQEVAVWHKLDHPNVTKFIGASMGTSNLKIPPGNSDGRSALPARACCVVVEYLQGTLKSYLFRNRRKKLPYKTVIQLALDLARGLSYLHSQKIVHRDVKTENMLLDSKLTVKIADFGVARVEAQNPSDMTGETGTLGYMAPEVLDGKPYNRRCDVYSFGICLWEIYCCAMPYPDLSFAEVSSAVVQQHLRPEMPRCCPSPLANIMRKCWDANPEKRPEMSEVVMLLEALDTSKGGGMIPEDQKSGCFCFGVARGP, from the exons ATGGATCCAAGAACAACTCCAGCTAAAGCTGATAAGAAAGTTGACAAATTTGATGTGGGAAAAGTGAAGGGTGTGGGAAGTATGAGTAACAAAGATATGATTGTTAGAGCTGATAAGATTGATTTAAAGAGTTTGGATATCGAATTGGAGAAGCGTCTAAGTAGGGTTTGGTCTAGGGATAAAGACCTTAATAAACCAAAGGAAGAATGGGAGATTGATTTGTCAAAATTGGAGATAAAGAGTGTTATAGCTCATGGAACTTACGGTACTGTGTATAAAGGTGGTTACGATGGCCGAGATGTTGCAG TGAAGCTTTTGGATTGGGGTGAGGATGGTGTTGCCACAACTGCTGAAACTGCTGCGCTTCGGACATCATTTAGGCAAGAGGTTGCTGTCTGGCATAAGCTTGACCATCCTAACGTTACTAAG TTTATTGGGGCTTCAATGGGAACTTCCAATCTTAAGATTCCTCCTGGGAATTCCGACGGTCGCAGTGCCCTTCCTGCAAGAGCATGTTGTGTTGTTGTGGAGTATCTTCAAGGAACACTGAAGAGTTATTTGTTTAGAAATCGACGCAAGAAACTTCCATATAAGACTGTGATACAACTTGCATTGGACCTTGCTAGAGG GTTGAGTTATTTGCATTCTCAGAAGATTGTACATCGTGATGTCAAGACGGAAAACATGTTATTGGATAGTAAATTAACCGTGAAAATTGCTGATTTTGGTGTTGCTCGTGTGGAAGCTCAAAACCCGAGTGATATGACTGGTGAAACCGGTACCCTCGGTTACATGGCCCCTGAG GTTCTTGATGGTAAACCCTACAATAGAAGGTGTGACGTATACAGCTTTGGTATATGCTTATGGGAAATCTACTGCTGTGCTATGCCATATCCTGATCTTAGTTTTGCTGAAGTCTCATCTGCAGTTGTTCAACAG CATTTGCGACCAGAAATGCCGAGATGTTGTCCTAGCCCATTAGCAAACATCATGCGGAAGTGTTGGGATGCAAACCCTGAAAAACGACCAGAAATGAGTGAGGTGGTAATGTTGTTAGAGGCTCTTGATACCAGTAAAGGAGGAGGCATGATACCAGAAGACCAGAAAAGTGGATGCTTTTGTTTCGGTGTTGCTCGGggtccatga